One window of the Ureibacillus sp. FSL W7-1570 genome contains the following:
- the istB gene encoding IS21-like element helper ATPase IstB, whose amino-acid sequence MKQDIKELCKSLRLAYVADVYEQIPFETPKQFLYGLLKEEIRLREKARAIRLIKKAKFLDKKSLHDYEWTEQLRFPPHLTKEDLCSLQFIENRENVVLVGSPGTGKTHLATGLGKKACELGYEVRFYRVAHLVEELEQALRNNRLSAFRKRMEKVDLVILDEMGYLPFSKEGAELLFQIISEFYEQKSVIITSNLEFSQWNRIFTDSRLTAALVDRLIHHAHIISFHGESYRLSHALSKRN is encoded by the coding sequence TTGAAACAGGACATTAAAGAATTGTGTAAGTCATTGAGGTTAGCTTATGTTGCGGATGTATACGAGCAAATACCGTTTGAAACTCCGAAACAATTCTTATATGGGCTACTTAAGGAGGAAATAAGATTAAGAGAAAAAGCGAGAGCAATCCGCTTGATAAAAAAGGCGAAGTTCTTAGATAAAAAGAGTTTACATGATTACGAGTGGACCGAACAACTTCGGTTCCCTCCTCACTTAACCAAAGAGGATTTGTGTAGCCTACAATTTATTGAGAATCGAGAAAATGTAGTTTTAGTTGGTTCACCCGGGACAGGGAAGACTCATTTAGCCACAGGACTAGGGAAAAAAGCTTGTGAACTAGGTTATGAGGTTCGTTTTTACCGTGTTGCCCACCTAGTTGAGGAATTAGAGCAAGCTTTACGTAACAACCGTTTATCAGCATTTAGAAAACGGATGGAGAAGGTTGATTTGGTCATTTTAGATGAAATGGGATACTTACCATTTAGTAAAGAAGGAGCTGAATTATTATTCCAAATTATATCGGAGTTTTATGAACAGAAAAGCGTAATTATTACATCTAACTTAGAATTTAGTCAATGGAACCGGATCTTTACAGATTCTCGTTTAACAGCAGCGTTAGTGGACAGGCTAATTCATCACGCCCATATCATCTCTTTTCATGGCGAGAGCTATAGACTGTCCCACGCATTGTCGAAAAGGAATTAA